The DNA sequence CACAACGCTATAAGCGCGTTGATGCATTAATATCATTGCTGAGGTGAAGTTGTTTTCACTACATATAACGGTGGTGGCATTTTAAAGCTGCCACCGTTGAAATCTAACCTTCGAATCTTGGTTTATACGTCATCTAGATGACTGTAGCTACAACTAAACAGACTCCATAACAATAATTAAAGTAGCAATAAAACCATGGCATGATTTTATATCATTGGTTTTTATTATTTATCGCCATTTTTTGGTGTAAATAAGAGTGGGATATCAATATGCAAAGTTATTATTTATGTGTCACTATGCCTAGGAATTAAATGACTACGCAAAAACCAGACGCTAATGTGGAAGCAGAATAGCACCATCTGGTACAATATTATCCGCAGGCAGCAGCTCAGTGAGGTTAGATGATTAACACAATTCATGTTGGCGCAGCCATTGATTGAATGCCCTGCGGCGTTTAGGAGCACGAGATTTGGTGTTTCATATCTTATTGTGTGAAAACAATACTAAATTTAAGTTTTACGCATTTTCCAACCCTCCGGTATTTACTTGTACCCGGTTAGCCTCACAGCTAACCGAGTACGGAAAAATGGTACGCAATGTGATCCTACGCCTTGGATACTACGGAAAACCTGAGTTTCAAGATCAGATAGCACGGAATAAAGAGAGGCCGTAAGCCTTGCCCGTGTTGCGATTATACCATGACTGCGCAATCTGAATTGCGCAGTTCGCAGCCCAACTGCGCAAAACGAAACCGAACGGTAGCCATTCGCAAATCGGACTCTAGCCCTTGCTATGACTGGCTTTGGCAGATATTGGCACCGGTTTCCATTTTTGCCAGAATCATATTATTTCGTATTCAGATTGCGAACTCTGCGCATGTTGATGCGCACTGGAGGCGGATAATGCGTGACCAGACGCGAAGTTACACCACCGATTTGCCACGTATTAACCTGCAATTTCTCGCCCATTTGCGCGATAAGTTGGGCAATGCAACACCCAATACGCAGGTTTGCTGTGACACAGAGAGCGGAAGACTCTATTTATCACGATATTCAGATGGCTACAGCGCCACCATTAACGGTGTCACGCGAAAGCTCGGTATTACGGCCACACGCGTGGGGTATGGTGTGCGTGAATGGTATGTTTGCCCCCACTGTGGCGAACGGGCAGCAAAACTGTATATCGGGTGTAAAGATATCGGCTGCCGAAAATGCTGGCATCTTCATTACGCCAGCCAAAGCAAAGACGAAGCCGACCGTTTATTACTGAGTGCGCGTAAGCAGCGCCGGGCGATTTGGGGCGATGATTTCCCACCCGCAGACAACTTGCTTAACCCCGCTCGGTGGCTTGCAAAGCCAGCCCGGATGCGCTGGGAAACCTTTGAAAGAAAGTTAGCCCGGTTGATAAAAACCGAGGCCGCATATTGGCGGGTGTCAGATGCGAAAATGACAAGAATGACCGGACGGCTGATTCGGAAGGTAGAAAAGGCAGAACGGGAAGCCAGAAAAGCAGCCAGTTAAACACCGGGCCTTAGTATTAGCATTGTCTGTTTTTTAAGCGTGCAACTGGATGTTTATTATCATGTACATTAAGATGATCACTATAACAGACGTTTTACAGGTGATTTATGGAACGCATTCTTGCTGAAAAATCTATCAACATCACCGAGTTAAGAAAAAACCCGGCGAAATATTTTATTGATGAACCTGTTGCCGTTCTCTCCAACAACCGTCCCGCTGGCTACATGGTCAGCGCTAAGGTATTTGAAGAACTGATCGACCTGTTGGAAGAGAAGCAAGGCAGGGTGCATACCGCTGCGCGTTTTCGTCCAGGTGCAGAACGGTTAAGCGAGATTGCGCAGAACGGGCAAACACTGCTGCAAAATGCCTCTGACAAGGATCTGACCGAGTTCACGGAATGAGCATCAGGATTTTCAAATCAACGCTTATCCGCCAGCAATTAAGCCCACAAGAGCTGGATGATTTGGTGGCGGATTTTCTGTCGTATAAAAAAGAGGGCGTGTTGCCGGATACCTTTGGCCGTGATGCGCCTTATGATGATGACCGCACCTATCCCCTGGTGAAAGAAGAGCAGGTGGCCCACATTCATCTTGCTGATGCGGATGCCCCTTTCCCTAAATTTTTACGCCAGTTCAAGCGAACCAGCGATCAGGCTCACTTGGTGTACTGTCAGGGTGCCAGTGATCCAGATGCCTACCTGCTTATTATCATTCTGAAACCCGAAGCGCATAAGATGGCGCGAAATAATAACCACATGCACAAGATAGGTGTGATGGCCGAAGCATTCAGAATGAAGTATTGAGTTGCTCGAAAAATACCCGAACAACCGGGGCGCAAAAGCCGTTGGGGGTATATTTGGGGGTATCAATAAACATGAAATGGATTATTTGTCTGTATTATCAATGTATTAGTTTTAATATTTTGTTCCTATTATCGCACCATAAAATCAGTAAGTTACGATATCACCCCTCTCTGAAATCTTCTTTTCTTGCTCTCGGGTACACTCTCGGGTACACAAATTACAATGTATAGGTTATCTCTGTGGTTTTTTTACAAAATTCCCATCACCCATTTGGGCACAAGTTTTACTGATGCCGGATAGATGTAAGCAACAACCTAAAACCAGATTCAGTACTTGCAAAACGGAGGTAGTCCATAGATGTAGAAGGTCGCATCGGTTGCGGCAAAGCTCCCGCGCAGAAACCTCGGCTTTGACCTCGCGGAGAATACTGATGATCTGTTCGTCAGAAAAACGCTTCTTTATGGAAATGCCATCAAGTTGCTGATGAAGACATTACTAGGCCGTGTCCCTTAACTTAACAACCGCTTCAAAAATAACCTGATCGCTCCCAGTTTTAGCATACTCAGGTAGTTTCTGGCGGTTTTTTCCGAGCGGGTGACAATACGGCGATTTTCTTTGAGTATCGCAAAGCAACGCTCCACGACATTGCGTTTTTTGTACAGGCGCGTGTCGAGGGGACGACGTCCGTCCCGACTGGCCTTCTCATTCGATTTAAACGGAATAACCGCTTTTATTCCTTTCATTTTCAAATGAATGCGAAGGTTTTTACCTGAATAACCCTTATCCGCCAGCACCGCTTTCGGACGTGATTTCAGGTGCCCGCCTTTTCGGATAATCCCGACCCGGTTGAGCAACGTTTCCGCGTATCGGCTTTCGTGGGCCTGTCCACCGCTCAGGCAAAAACTCAGCGGTAATCCTGTGCCATCTGTCGCCAGATGGATTTTGGTGCCAAAGCCGCCGCGAGAGCGACCCAGCCCATGGTCCTCGCATTCATCGGGATGTTTTTTTTCGCACCAGCGGCCGCTTTCAGGGCGCGAACGTTACTGCCATCCAGCGCGATAACATCCCAGTCAATCAGCGCTTTTTCATCCAGAATCTGGAGTAATTTATTGAAAATGCTGTTCATTATTCCGGCTTTAGACCACCGATTGAAGCGGTTGTAAATGGTTTTCCATTGACCATAACGCTCAGGTAAATCCCGCCACGGCGCGCCAGAGCAAAGCACCCAAAATATGCCATTCATGACATGTCTGTGCGCAAAGTAAGGACGCCCGCCTCGGGAAGAGCCTCTTTCAGGCGGCAGCATGGGAGAAATCAGCGCCCAAGCGTCATCGGGAAAATCATAACGAGCCAAATTAAAGCACTTCTTGTGATGAAATCATGTCCCTGATTGTACAAAAAACAGTTACGGGACACACCCTAACATCACTGCGTATTAATCAACGGAGAGCAGGTTAAAATTTTTATATTTACAACTCCTTGTAATATCTATAAATTTAAATTCTTTATAAGCGCGTGTTAGGGATTTGTAATGAAGAACCTCTGCTTATATCAGAAGTTTTTAGTCAATAGATGTTGATAACATACTATTTTTATTAATTTTTTGATGATATTGAAGGCTAAGATGGATAATGTGGATAACTACCTTTCTTTGTCAGAAGTGGTTAATGAATACAATATTCACATTAAGGACGTTATCCAGAAATGGACTGATGGAGATATTACCCTTTTTGTCTATTTTGAAGCTCACCCATGCAGAATAAAGCAATTTTCCTCAAACATGTACACCTATGAAGGAGGGAGTGCTACGTTTAATGAAAGATTTTACCATGACTATAAAGGACTAAAAACATCAATTTTTATTCCTGAAGATAATTTCTTGAAAAGATTGGTAACTGTAGAAAAATATCTATATTCAGAGTTTGACTTTAAAAATATTTCGCCTAAAGGAAAGTTTTATGAGACGGTATTCTTTGGAACTGCATTCGGATTTTGGGTGGTAAAGCCGACGTACATTGCTCATTTGTCTAAAAAGTATACGTTAACGGATCTAGAGACTTTTAAAAGAAAAAGAGATATTCCCGGTGCTGTGCTTGTTTATCGCTATCATGGTAAAGAAAATTATTTTTCAACTGATTGCGAACACTTGATCTTTGATGAGCCTGTATATATCGAAAGAAATGAGTTAGTTGTCAGGAAAGATGATATTAAATTACATTTTCCTAATTTGAAGAAGGTTCTCTTAACGGAGTTAGTGAATAAAAACTATCTTAATGAAAAAAATTCATCAAACTCACCTAACGATGTAGGGGCATTTGATTCTGTAAAATCTTATCCTGTTCTAAAGCACAGGGTTGCATTATATATCGTTATTCGTGAGTGGTGGGGGGATAGGGAAGGGAATGATGAAACAATAGCCTATAAAGCGGCCGAACATCTCAAAAGTAATTATAATAGAAGAACAAAGGGGAAAACTATCGAAGGGTGGATAAAGAAACCAGAGGAAATAAAACATCAACCTAGAACCTATGCCGTACAGATAGAAACATTATCTATTTTTATCAATGAGGTATGCAAAGAAAAAAATATTAGAAAAAGCGAATTTGCGGTAGCGAAAATGTTGACAGAGCTAGCACAGCAAGAAAAATATAAATTAGATTTTTCCTTTAGCAAGGAGGAGGTAAAAAAATGGTTATAAAAAACGGTCATGAAAAAGTAAGTTTGTCTCCTATTGCTGGGTAGGATTAGTTGAGTAACTAGATAGTTTCGCACATTGATGCTTCACTTCTCATCGTGAAAGGCCAAAGCTGATGGGAGATCGCACACATTCCAAATGTAGTGCTATACGCGATAATGAAATGGACACCTCCCCATATTGGCTTCAGTGAACCATGCTGTAAGTGTCATCCATCAGCACAATGAAGAGCTGTCCCATAGAACAAATTATCGGAATTGATCTGGCAAAGCGAGTTTTTCAGGTTCATATCGTTTCTGCACAAGGCGAGAAAAAGGCGAACAAAATGATCACTCGTGAAAAGCTGATGGCTTTTATTGCTCAGCAACCCTTGTCCAGAATTGTGATGGAAGCGTGCGGGAGTGCCAATTACTGGTCCCGCCAGTTTAAGACATTCGGGCATGACGTCAGACAAATCAGCCCGTGCTTGCGTTGGGTCGGTGTCCATATAGCTATTTAGATGATATTAGTGCTCGTATACCCGAGCTGTGTCGACAGCTTCACCCATCAACTCCGGCTTATTTGCGAGTAATTTTCATTTCAGACGTCGGTACATGTCTCAGCTCAACAGAGCTACACCTCCTGCCATAAACCCTTTTCGTCGCCAGTAAGCAGCCTTATAGGGCGTTTTTTAATCTCACTATTTTACATATTTTGATATTAATTTCAGTTGGTTAACTGCTATGTGAATGACGGGGGACGCGTAAAAAAGCTCTTGCTACTAAGACGCTTAGTAAGGCTAAACCCTCTTTATTTTCAATTGCGTTCTACCGCATCATTGCGTCCATCGAAACAAAAGGAGGCAATATGAGCACCGTATTTATCATCCCGACAGCTGAAGAGCGCCTACGAATCCTGCGGGATTACGGGGAACAAGGCGATCGCCTGGTGCGTGAACGTGAGCGCCAGAGAATCACGTCCATTTCCCGCTCTACCGCGTGGAAACTGGAACAGGTGGGTAAGTTTCCACAACGTAAGTCTATCGGCCTGAAATCCTGCGGATGGCTGTTAAGTGACCTGCTTTGTTGGATCAATGAGCGTTAGCATCGGGATTTTTTTGGCATTTATTTTTTGCTTTTTTTTCCTGAATGCCCCGTGTTCATCCTGCTATTTCTGCCATTAATAGCGGAATAGCAAGGTAAGGGGAATCGTTTTAAACATTAACTGAATAAGAGGTATCTATGCTGTGTGGTCGTCCTTTTCCTGTACACGTGTTTCCGCAGATCATCAAAAACGCGGTTTATGAAGTGGAGCAGCACACTCAGGCTCCCACGGGCTTGATTGCCGCATCGGTACTGGGGGTTATTTCGCTTGCCTGTCAGAACCGGATTGATGTGTGCCGACTGAATAATTTGCGCAGCCCGGTATCGCTTTTTTTACTGACGCTGGCGGAATCTGGTGAGCGAAAAAGTACGGTTGATAAACTGCTGATGAAGCCATTACATCAACTGGAAGAAAATTTATTTAAAAAGTATACGCATGATCTTGCCATCTGGCGAAATGATGAAACAGCTTTTAATGTTGAGAAGAAAGCCCTGATGTCAAAACTGAAATCAGACATTCGCCTTAACAAAGAGCATTCCATAGCGAATGAACGACTGAAAGCACTGCTGGCGGCGTACCCGGAGGCACCGGTAAGGTACAAACAGATATTCAACGATGCCACACCAGCGGCGATAAAAGATCACCTCTGTGGGCGCTGGCGATCTGTCGGTATTATGTCTGATGAGGCTGGCACTATTTTTAACGGTTACACGTTGAACGAGCTGCCTTTCATCAACAAGATGTGGGATGGTGCAATGTTTCCCGTAGAAAGGAAAAAAGAGCCTGATAAATTAATCAGGGATGCCAGAATGACGCTGTCGCTGATGATTCAGCCTGATGTTTTTAAGGGCTACATCGAGCGGAAAGGCGATATGGCAAAAGGGATAGGCTTCTTCGCACGGTGCCTTATGTGCCAGCCTCGCTCAACACAAGGCTACAGACAAATTACCAGTTCGGTTGTCTCAAGTGAGCATCTGCCGATATTTCATCAGCGACTGATGGAGATCGTTAATGAGAGCATAGCCAAAAACGATGAAAATGAGCGTCAATGCCTGCACTTCTCTCCTAAGGCAGAAAAATGCTGGATCGAATTTTATAACAAAGTCGAGTCGGAAATGGGCCTGATTGGCTTCCTGTCTGACTTTAAGGATTATGCGTCTAAGATCGCAGAGAACATGGCAAGGATTGCTGCACTGCTGCATTATTTCAACGGTGATGAAGGAGACATATCTCTTAATGCGGTGGAATCAGCCGTAGAGATAAGTGCCTGGTATGCAGATGAATATGTGCGAATTTTCTCTAAGCCCGAGCCCCTGATTCTGGTAAGTTCCGAAGCGGATGAACTTTACGCGTGGATAAAAGATTATTGCTACAAGTATTTCGTGCCGTATATCAGGAAGACAACCATCCTGCAATATGGTCCGAACCGGTTCAGGAACCGGAGTAAAGTGAATGAACTACTCAGTACGCTTTACTCGCAAAAGAAAATACGGGCAGAGAAAAGAGGGAAAACCCTTTTTATACAACCTGCCGATAGTTTTATGTAACGGACAAGCCAAATTTAAAACGATAATAATCGTTTTATTAAAGAGCCATCGTTGTAACTAATTGCAGAGTAACTTTTAATCAGTCATCGCAGGCTGTGGCTATTTTTTTTCTGAAATAGAGTGTCGGATAGTTATTATATTGCTATTAACGTGTTGTCATTAATCATGCCTGTATATTCATCACACTAATAAGATGTAGCCAGTAATGCAATGACTGTTATCCATCAAGGAATAATTTATTATGAATATCTACGAGAGCGAGTATGGAAGTCATGTTAAATCATACAAACAAAGGATTATCGAAGTCATTAATAAGGCTATTAAAGAATACAACCGTACACTGGCAATACGGGTGGATCTTCATGACCCGGCTATTCTGGATAATGGTGATACCATTTCCTGTATCGCTAATACTGATTCAGGTGCTATATCAAGATTTACCAGTTCACTGAAAGCCAAACTGGCAGCAGATGAACAACGTAAACGTAAAGATGATAAAAGGGTACACCCGAATACGCTCCGTTATGCGTGGGTACGGGAATTTACTCAGAATGGTAAACGTCACTTTCATGTATTTCTGTTCCTGAACAAAGATGCTTATTACCACCTGGGTGATTTCAATCTGGATGAAGATACGCTAAGAACCATGATCACCTCGGCATGGTGTAGTGCATTAAATCTGACCCCCGAAGAGGGACAGCACTTGGTACAATACCCTACTAATGGTAAATATACCCTGAACCGTGACGATATTCTCAATAATATTTATCCCAGAGATTTACTGAACCGGATTGATTATCTCACCAAAGTGAAAAGTAAGATTTTTGGTGAGGGCGATCGTAATTTTGGCTGTAGCCTAAGTTAATTTATTTTTACAGTATTGGCCTTTCTTATGAGAGAAAGGCCAAACTAAAGTAGGTGGCGATTTAGCCGACTAATTTATCTGTGGAGATTTTCCTCTCAGAAGAAAAATAGCATCCATAACTTCAGTAGAGTGCGATAGTGTTTCAATGGTTGCTCGAAGTGAATAAAATAATTCATATTCCACAGGGGATTTATCATAATCATTTTAATATTCAGTAAGTAAATGAGGTTAAATTGTGACAGGTAGGAAATAGCTACCTTTTTCCTGGTCAGAGAATCTTAACTACTGAAGTTGCTTACGATAAGATTGCTGAATATTGATGGCATAAATAAATGGTTTCTCATATTACCGCTACACTTGTTGGAGGTGGTACCCCGTTAGCACGGGCCTCGCACAATAAGAGGTGACGCATCAATGTGCGAAATTATTTAGCTAGAAAAGGGAAATTCACCGTTTCCCTTCATTATTGACCTCAAACCGTTTAGCTATTTGAAATAATTTCAGCTTGTTTCCGCATCAGTTCGACTGCATATGATGTTCTATCTGGCGGGTACTTATATTTGTGTAGCGCCTGACGTACAAAAATACGCAGTCGGGCTCGTATGCTTTCGCGCAGCATCTCGTTATTCAACAGGTGCGGGCTGCTACGATTGAGAATGTCTTTTAGTTTAGGGGGGGATTTCATCCAGCGCGTTGTCCACCAGCTAGGAAAAGGAGAATAGTTTGCGTTCTACCCGGTTGTCTCATCCAGCCACAATACCCTACCGGTTGGTAGCAATGCTTTGTTTTTCAGCGTTTCCATGCGTGCGGTTTTGGGCACCCAAAAGACATTTTTCTCGGTATAGTAATCTTCGCGCGGCATAGCCTAGATATTGTCCAGATTGCTGACATCGCGGAACAGGGTGATCAACTCCTGTTGACGTGCCTCAAAGACATCAGACATATACTCTAGGAGGATCAGGCCTAGAGCCACATACTTGTAGTCGGTGGTGCCCATTCCATGTTGGAATACATTGTGCAAAATGACAACCGGAACGCTTACGATTACAAATGACACTGCGTAAAGAAGTTTGCTTTTGATCGGTGAATAATATGAAACTAAATCACTGCTGCGTATGCAAAATCAGCCCGTCACCTTCATACGCCGCTCGTCTATTGAGCAGAAAGCCCTGTCATGTTCATCGAAACGAAAAAATTGATAGGTGTTGAAAATGAGCAGCTACGCGTAAATTTTGATTAAAGGTAATCAAAATGTTGTCGATGTCTATTCTGTCATGTGTTTTTTGAATATATAACAGGTAAAACTATGTCCTGGCTTAATTCTTTTTTATTGGTACTTACCTCTGTGCCGCCTTATATGGTGCCTGCAACTGTTATCGGCCTCGTCAGTATTGCATTTCTCTGTTTTATTCTCTTTTATTTTTTCAGAACTGTTAAAATTATTAATAGCCTGAAAAGATATACTCAGTCAATTAATGGCATCGATAATAGTGATCCTGAGAAGCAACTTCAACACCTGAAAGATTTGTTTGTTCAGCCTGAGCTAAAGCATGCCTGGAGTGAATTTGCAGAATCCCTGCATCCGCAGTATGAACTGGTCAGCAGTGAAGAAAAAATTGTCAAGATTCGCGCCACTGCCCCCTGCTCCAGTTACTTCTCAGAACAACAGTTGGTGGATATTCCACTCAATACTGAATTCTTTAAACATCTCCCCGGAATTCTGACCGGTGTAGGGATTATCGGCACCTTCTATGGTCTGATGATTGGTCTCAACCACTTCGACGCCAGTACGCCGGAGCAAGTCACCAGCAGCATCGACCGCCTTCTACACGATGTATTATATGCGTTCCTCGGCTCAGCAATTGCAATTACTGTCTCTATCCTTATTACATGGTTGGAAAAATTTTATCTGGCAAAGTGCTACAAACATTTGGAGAAGTTTACCGCTGCTATTGATGAGCTCTTTATCAGCGGCGTAGGCGAGGAATATCTCGCCTCGCTGGTGAAGTCTAGTAATGAAAGCGCGACTCAGGCACGTCATCTGAAAGAGAGCCTGGTTACCGATCTCCGCGATATGTTGCTGCAACTGACTGAAAACCAGAAGGCCGAAAATGAACATCTGGCCAATACGTTAAGCACTACTTACCGCGAATCAGGCGCACAATTTGCCGAGCAAGTTAGTGGTGCGATTGAAAACAGTCTGAAGTCGCCTCTGGATAAAATTGCTGGTGCCGTGCAGACGGCCAGTGGCGATCAAAGCGGTATGGTGCAGAACATGCTCCAGGATGTGCTGACGGCATTTATGGCGAAACTCGACACCACCTTTGGCCAGCAGTTCACTAATCTTAATGAAATGATGGGGCAAACTGTTGGCGCGATTCAGACAATGCAAAACGGTTTCGCTACGTTATTACAGGACATGCGTCAGGTGAACGATGATTCCCGCCAGGGGAGTGCACAACTTATCGAGCAACTGTTATCAGAGATGAAATCTGGTCAGCAAGCGATGCAGGCTGGCATGAATGACATGCTCACCAGCCTTCAGGCTTCAGTGGCTAAGATTGGTGCAGAAGGTGAAGGGGCTGGTGAGCGTATGGCTCGCCAATTGGAGAAAATGTTCGCTGATAGCGAAGAGCGAGAAAAAGCACAGGCAGAGCATATGGCCGCTTTTATTGACGCCATCCAAAACTCGGTGCAGCAGGGACAGAGTGCCACAATGGAAAAAATGGCGGCCTCTGTCGAGGCGCTTGGTGAACAGTTGGGTAGTTTGTTTGGGCAGATCGATAAGGGTCAGCAACAGATTTCAGCGAATCAGCAAGCGAATCAACAGTCCTTGCACGAGCAGACACAGCGCGTGATGAGTGAGGTAGACGATCAGATCAAACAACTTATCGAAACTGTTGCCAGCCAACATCAGGGAACGACGGAAATACTGCGCCTATTTGCGGAACAAACCAACCGACAGATTCAGGATATGCAAAATGGCGCGGACAAAATGCGTGTTGCAGCTGAACGCTTTGAACACGCAGGCGATCGGGTATCGGAAGCAAATCACCTCTCTGCTGATGTACTGAATAAAGCGCAATCGGCGGGTTCCTCGCTCTCTCTTGCCACCAGCGAACTCACCTCTGTAGTGGCCGATTATCGTAACAATCGGGAAGCCGTTAGCAAATCGATTGCTATGCTGGAATTACTCGCCGCTAATACGCAGTCTGAACAAACCACGCGCAACCAATTTATCGCCGATCTTAAACAGCACGGTGAACGTCTGCAGAGCTATAACCGGGAAGCACAGGCTTTTATGGAAAATGTTAGTGACGTGCTTGGGAAAGGGTTTGAAGATTTTTCTGAAGGTGTTTCACGTAGTCTGGATAAAACACTGGGTAAACTTGATGTAGAAATGGCGAAAGCCTCCAATTTGCTCGCCGGTTCTGTTGAACAGATCGGAGAAAGCGTCAGCGAGCTTGACGATGTTCTGTCACGCATGCGTGCCTGAGGGGTGACAGCTGATGTTTGGAAACGCATTTGGCGTTAAAAAACGCCGCAGTGATGAGGCGGAGAAACCATTCTGGATTTCCTATGCCGACCTGATGACGGCTATGATGGTGTTATTTCTGGTCGTTATGGTGGCGTCGCTGAGTTCTGTTACACAGCGCATTCAACGTGTGGAGCAGGGGGAAAAAACAAGGGGGCAGGATATATCCAGGTTGTGTGAGCGCTTGGAATTACATGCCCGCAACATGAATAAAACTATCGTTGTAGATTGTCACGATAACCGTATCAGTTTTGGCGAAGCCGGGCGTTTTGATCACAACCGTTTTTTCCTGAACGCTGAAGGGCAAAAAGCACTGCAGGATGTTGTTCCGCTGGTGCTGGAAGCTGCTGACAGTGAAGAGGGTAAAAAGTGGTTTAAGCAGATCGTCATTGAAGGATTTACCGACACTGATGGCTCATATCTGTATAACTTACATCTCTCCCTACAGCGCTCTGAATGGGTGATGTGTAGTCTGCTTGATAGCCGCAGCCCTCTGCAAAAAGGTCTTTCCGCTGAACAACAGATCCAAATCCGTAAACTTTTCCTTGCGGGTGGCGTTTCCTTCAATAATGCTAAGGAAAGCAAAGAAGCTAGCCGCCGCGTCGAGTTACGTATGCAGTTCTTCGGGCTTAAAGATAAGCGAGATAAGGCCGATGAGGTGGATTTTCCCCTTGTGGTTAATAAAGAAGTTTGTCAGTTGGTTATGCCCCAATGACGCCTGCACTCAATTCTCTTTCTCAGCGCATTGCCGCGAGGCTTTCTTCCAGTCAACGGGATGACCATTATCTACGTAATGATTTCCATACGTTGGCTTCCGTTGCCCTCGATATGGAAAAACGGTTTGATAAGACAGAAAGCATTCCCTTACCGCCACAAGAAATGCGTCTGGCGGCTCTACGTCGCCTTCGTCTTGCTGAAGAACCCACGGATCGAGAATGGCGGATGATATTTTATGGTCTTGCCGATAACGATCCGTTATATCCTGACCGGCCAATCCTGCTGGAGGATGATGTATTTTTTCCTGAGGTCGACAACGCTATCAAGAAGCGGTTGGAATCTAAAACGTTAAAACGCAAGGATTGGGCGGCAATTTGTTCAAGCTATTTTGCTTATCAGCATGAATCACCCGAGACAAACCCGCACTGGTGCGTACTGCGTGGGCATATCGCCCGGGGTTACTTCGTAGTAAAAGCCGCGATACGACGAGAAAAATCATGGATGAAAACCATTGAGTTTTATCATGACATTTTTACCCCACAAGCTGGAGGCGTGATATCCAAGCAGTTACTGTCAGGCGAAAGAAATTCACTTTCAGCATTAGAGAAAATTGCGCAAATCCCCGATAGTAGTTGGTTGTGGAAACGCATTTTCACTGTTCTTTTAGCACAATTGGATACTCTTGATGATCCTCTGTTTCTGGACAAACTTAGCTGGTTGTTAGGTCTGGCTGCGCAATGGGTACGTTTTCGTGACGATATAATGACTGCGACCCTGACTCGCTATTACTATTCTATCTATCGCGATCAGGCACATTCAGCGCTGAAGCAGGCTGCGTTGGAATACTGGGATAATCCCCAACTGAAAAGCCAGCAAAATAAGTGGCACCAGTATGTCGCCGAGCCAGTCGCTGCGATGGTACGGGGATGGCTGGCAAAACAAGACCTGACACATTTCTTTGAACTCTTGCGCGGTAATGGCGATGTCGATCAGGCACGATTGCACTACTGGCTTCGTTTCGCCAATCAGATGGGATTTACTC is a window from the Dickeya lacustris genome containing:
- a CDS encoding YfjI family protein is translated as MLCGRPFPVHVFPQIIKNAVYEVEQHTQAPTGLIAASVLGVISLACQNRIDVCRLNNLRSPVSLFLLTLAESGERKSTVDKLLMKPLHQLEENLFKKYTHDLAIWRNDETAFNVEKKALMSKLKSDIRLNKEHSIANERLKALLAAYPEAPVRYKQIFNDATPAAIKDHLCGRWRSVGIMSDEAGTIFNGYTLNELPFINKMWDGAMFPVERKKEPDKLIRDARMTLSLMIQPDVFKGYIERKGDMAKGIGFFARCLMCQPRSTQGYRQITSSVVSSEHLPIFHQRLMEIVNESIAKNDENERQCLHFSPKAEKCWIEFYNKVESEMGLIGFLSDFKDYASKIAENMARIAALLHYFNGDEGDISLNAVESAVEISAWYADEYVRIFSKPEPLILVSSEADELYAWIKDYCYKYFVPYIRKTTILQYGPNRFRNRSKVNELLSTLYSQKKIRAEKRGKTLFIQPADSFM
- a CDS encoding inovirus Gp2 family protein, with translation MNIYESEYGSHVKSYKQRIIEVINKAIKEYNRTLAIRVDLHDPAILDNGDTISCIANTDSGAISRFTSSLKAKLAADEQRKRKDDKRVHPNTLRYAWVREFTQNGKRHFHVFLFLNKDAYYHLGDFNLDEDTLRTMITSAWCSALNLTPEEGQHLVQYPTNGKYTLNRDDILNNIYPRDLLNRIDYLTKVKSKIFGEGDRNFGCSLS
- the yafN gene encoding type I toxin-antitoxin system antitoxin YafN yields the protein MERILAEKSINITELRKNPAKYFIDEPVAVLSNNRPAGYMVSAKVFEELIDLLEEKQGRVHTAARFRPGAERLSEIAQNGQTLLQNASDKDLTEFTE
- a CDS encoding IS5 family transposase (programmed frameshift), whose amino-acid sequence is MARYDFPDDAWALISPMLPPERGSSRGGRPYFAHRHVMNGIFWVLCSGAPWRDLPERYGQWKTIYNRFNRWSKAGIMNSIFNKLLQILDEKALIDWDVIALDGSNVRALKAAAGAKKKHPDECEDHGLGRSRGGFGTKIHLATDGTGLPLSFCLSGGQAHESRYAETLLNRVGIIRKGGHLKSRPKAVLADKGYSGKNLRIHLKMKGIKAVIPFKSNEKASRDGRRPLDTRLYKKRNVVERCFAILKENRRIVTRSEKTARNYLSMLKLGAIRLFLKRLLS
- a CDS encoding helix-turn-helix transcriptional regulator, which encodes MSTVFIIPTAEERLRILRDYGEQGDRLVRERERQRITSISRSTAWKLEQVGKFPQRKSIGLKSCGWLLSDLLCWINER
- a CDS encoding type II toxin-antitoxin system YafO family toxin, which translates into the protein MSIRIFKSTLIRQQLSPQELDDLVADFLSYKKEGVLPDTFGRDAPYDDDRTYPLVKEEQVAHIHLADADAPFPKFLRQFKRTSDQAHLVYCQGASDPDAYLLIIILKPEAHKMARNNNHMHKIGVMAEAFRMKY